TTCCCAGCACGATCGAAGCTCGTCCAGCTGGTTGGCCTGCTCCTGGCGCAGGTCAATCAACGTCTGAAGCGCCGGTGCAAAAAGACTGAAATCAGACGCTGCTCGAGCCTGCTGCCACAGGTTGTACCCCTTGGCTTTGGCCGTCGCCAATGCAGCGACCAGGGCTGGATCGAGAGCCTGCTGCCTGCACAGGTCCTGCTCCAGCAAATCCAAATTGCGGCCCTGCTCGGGGCATCGTTCACCGGAGTTCCAATGCTCACGAGCTACGGCCAGCAGATCCGCATAGACCGCGGAGCTCTGACGTGCATGAAGCTGGGTCGCCAGAAGCGTGAGCTGCTCACCTCGCCAGGGTGCACCACCAGAGGGCATGCGGGTGTTCTGGTCCCAATACAGGGTGCTCTGAATCGAACCCAGCAGCTGTGTTTCACGCAAATGGGCTCCTAGCTGCCCCCAAGCCATTGCGGCAGAAGCCATCTCGCTCTCCTTTCAATCAATTTAACGACTCTGGGGGTGGCATCGAAGCTGCGATGCAGGGCATGGTGTAGCAGTTCAGTCTTCCTGCATCGATGCGCCGACTGATGCTGCGCGCAGCCTTTGGGCTCGCCCTTCCCATGGCTCTTTGGCCGCTCAAACTGATCTATCGACAGCCGTCGACCATCCAGTAAGCCGGTCAGTTCAAGTCACATCGGCCTCGGCACAGGGTCTCCAAATCCGCTCGCCCCGTGATCTGAAGCCGCCGGGACGCCCAAATCCCATAGATCCAATCGACCACGCCGCCGATCAACGGCCAGCGGGTCGGTGCGTACAGCCACCCCAGACCAATCAGGCGGTACGCCTCGCGGAAGACGGCCACATCCCGGAGCACCTCACCGGAGCCCGCAATGGCATGAATGCGGCCCATGGCCAACCGGTAGCTGATGCCGGCATGGGCCTCAGGGTCGTAATCCGCAGCATCGATATCGACAAATTCCAGCCGGCCCAGAGAGTCACGCCGCTGCAGAAAACGAACTTCACGAACGCACAACGGACAGCCCCCGTCAAAAAGCAGCGTCAGTTCGGGGGCAGAGGGACTGGCCATTGGGTCAGACGGAGCTGAAGCACGCAAAGTAAGAAGAGAACGCTGGAGAGCGGTGGGAGTTCAGCAGATCCTGCATCAGATCTCAGTCCAAACCCCTGGGAAGGGCTTCACCCGCCTGGACGGTCGGTTGAACACCTGGATCCGCAACACAGGCCTTGACCAGGGCGTACTGCACCTCACGTGCCTGCACACGAGCGCAAGCCTCACGATCAACGAGAACGCTGATCCACGGGTGCTGCAAGACCTTGAGGCATGGATGGCGGATGCCGTTCCGGAACACCGCCGGTATCTCCATGACGACGAAGGAGCGGATGACATGCCGGCCCATATCCGAACAGCACTCACCAGCCAGACCCTCAGCCTGAGCGTCAGTGGTGGACAGCTGTTGCTGGGCACCTGGCAAGCCGTGTACCTCTGGGAGCACCGCAGCGCTGCTCACAACAGAACGATCGCCTGCCACCTTTTCGGCGAACCATCCAGCGTCACGGCACCTCGTCCCACGACGCAGAACGCCTCAGCCAAGCCTCAAACCCTGTTGAGTCTTCGCAATGCGGAACGGATCAATCAAGCCATTCAGGTACGACATGACCCCAATGCCTGGGAAACAGACAACGGCATCGATACAGACACCGATCTGATGATTGATCGATTGCATGACTTAAGCGATTGAGGATCAGCTCCATGACATTCGGACAGGTTCGTCGGATTGTTGTCATCAGCGTTTTGATCGTCCTGTTCTGGGTTTGGATCGATCCAGCGTTTGGGGTCGTACTCGGAATCATTTCTATGGCGGTGCTGAGCGTTGCCAACCTCCATCCCAAGCCGCGTTGGGTCCGAAAATTTTGGGCTTATTGCATTGATCTGGGGCAGCACGACAGAGAGCTCCCTTAGGGGCCACGATCCGGCCACGATGGAGGGGTGAATCAGAGATCGCATGCCGATGGAACGTCTCGACGCCACCCAGATGTCGGCGCTCGCCACAGAACTACCCAACTGGAGAGTGCAGGGGGAACGGCTGCACCGCGATCTGCAATTCAAGAGCTTCGTGGAGGCGTTTGGATTCATGGCACAGGTGGCCCTCCTGGCCGAATCCAAAAATCACCATCCGAACTGGAGCAATGTCTACAACCGCGTGTCGATCGATCTAACCACCCATGATCTCGGTGGCCTCAGCAGGCTCGATGTGGAACTGGCCACCGCAATCGACGGACTGTTGCCAGCATGAGTGCTGAGGGTCCTTGCGCATGACCACTGCACCAGCCACCTCCAACGTCCCCGTCACCATTCTCAGCGGCTTCCTCGGAGCAGGGAAGACCACGCTGCTGAACCACATCCTGACCAATCAGCAGGGGGTGAAGACTGCGGTGCTGGTGAACGAATTCGGCGAAATCGGAATCGACAACGATCTGATCGTCACCACCGATGAAGACATGGTGGAGCTAAGCAACGGTTGCATCTGCTGCTCGATCAACGACGAACTGATGGAGGCAGTGGAACGGGTCATGGAACGCCCTGAACCTCTCGACTACATCGTCGTCGAAACCACTGGTCTGGCCGATCCCCTGCCGGTTGCGATGACTTTTCTCGGCAGTGAACTGCGCGATCAGACCCGCCTTGATTCGATCATCACGTTGATCGATGCAGAAAACTTCGATGAAGTCGTGCTCGAGACGGAAGTTGGCCGAGCCCAGGTGATTTATGGCGACATCCTGCTGCTGAACAAGTGTGATCTCGTCTCCGAAGAGCGGCTTGAGGCCGTTGAGCAGAAACTCAGAGACGTCAAGAACGATGCCCGCATCCTGCGATCGGTGAAAGGGGATGTCCCCCTGGCCTTGCTGCTCAGTGTCGGCCTGTTCGAATCCGACAAGGTGAGTGCCCCCGCCGAGGATCCGAGCCTGAATCACAGCGACCACGAGCACGACCACGACCACGGTCACGAACACGGGCACGACCATGGGCACGGGCACAATCATCACCACGACCACAGCCATCACCATGACCACAGCCATGGTGATCACGCGGACCATCAGGCGATCGAGGGATTCACCTCCGTGTCGTTCCAGAGTGATGGACCTTTCTCCTTGCGCAAGTTCCAGAACTTCCTCGACAACCAAATGCCCCAGGAGGTGTTCAGAGCCAAGGGAATCCTCTGGTTCAACGAAAGCGAACGACGCCATGTGTTCCATCTGGCAGGCAAACGGTTTTCGATCGACGACACCGACTGGACCGGTGATCGCAAGAACCAATTGGTGCTGATTGGCCGTGACATCGACCACAAGACCCTGCGGGAGCAACTCCAGGCTTGTGTGGCACCTGATGCGGGAAAAGGTTTCAGCTGATTCAGCAGAACCCATGAATGCTGCTTATTGTGCGTGCCATGGAAGACACCTCAATGGTCGAACCCTTGTTGCTCGGAACAGTCTTTGTTCTTGCAAGTTTGTTGTTGTGGCTTCTGGCTGACTCCGATGACGACAACGGTGGAGGCGGCCTGCGACAGCCTGTCCTTGTACCGATTCCTGTCCGTCATCACCAACGCTGAACACGTCGACAGCTCTCACTTAATCCCCCACTGAGATGGGGGATTTTTTATGGCAATGCGCGGCCACCGGTACGGCCGCTCCTCGGCTCAGCTCACGTCGGCATGCGGAAGCAACGTGACTCTGGCCCCATCCCGGAACGTGAGCCGGCAACGGGTTTGTGGAGGATGCTCCTGATCAATCGGACAGTGGGCACGCACCAATACATCGGCGATTCGGATTCGGTATTCCCATGCATCGCCCAGAAATTCACGCCCCAGAACACTGGCCTCTCCTTCGGCATCAGCGATGACATTGATGTCGTGAGGGTCTACCAGAACACAACAATCACCGGATGCTCGGCGGTCTGCCAACACCATGGGCTTCGCTTCATCCAGATCGCCCAGCAGACAGGACAACTGCCCTCGCTCCCGCGACTGAACGGGAATCAAGTTGCGTTGAAGCACGAAGGACCCCACAAACGGCGTCGCCGGTGATCGCACAATGTCTTGTGGAGAGGCGCATTGATGCAAAACGCCATCCCTCATGACAGCGACGCGATCGCAGATCGCCAAGGCTTCTCCCGGATCATGGGTGACGATCACGCCGCTGGCGCCACAGGCGTCCAGCACAGAAGCGAGCTCACTTCGCAGTCGCAGCCTCACCTCCACATCCAGACTGGAGAAGGGCTCATCCAGGAGCACAACCCTTGGAGCTGGGGCCAGGGCTCGCGCCAAGGCCAGCCGTTGACGCTGACCACCGGACAGCTGGTGCGGATAGCGCTGCTCCAATCCATGCAACCCCAGCAACTCAAACAGCCAGGCCACCCGCTCAGGGTTGGGGTGCCGCTGGGGCAGACCAAAACTGGCGTTCTGCCAGGCATTCAGATGAGGAAACAGCGCATAGTCCTGAAAGACCATGCCAACACCCCTGCGTTCTGGCTCCATCCATGCCCCTTCCCCAGCCACGGTGCGCTGGGCCAGCTTCACCGTGCCCCGCTGAGGGCGTTCAAAGCCAGCAATCAAGCGCAGCAGGGTGGTTTTACCGCAACCGGAGGGGCCGAGTAAACCCAGCAGCTCCCCTTGCGCCACTTGAAGATCGACCCCCTGAAGGGTCCAGCCCTCGGAAGCATTGCCGTAGCAATGCCAGACACCGTTCAACTCAACCGTCGGCTCCATCGGGAGCAGCTGTTCCACAGATCCAAGCAGCTTGGGAACGGACAGAGCATATGAGTGTGCCAAATGATCGATCCTGGCGTGCGTTTTGCACGTCCTGGGCTGACCAACCATCAACGCCTTGTCCGCCAACGGACGCACTGATCGCTGGGATGAATGGTTTGCTGATCGTCTGCCTGACCCACCCCCTTTATCGCCAGACTCATTCCAGGGCAATGTCGCAACGACGGTGTCCGGCCCATCGCTCAATTGACGTTGCTGACCAACCGGATTGTTCCAAGCCCGAGCCGGCTGGCCCTCTTTCTGATCGCTTCGATCACAGCCCTGATTGCCATCTGGCCGGTGCTGACGTTGGTGCAGGAGGCCATCAAAACCCTGCAGAGCGGCTTCACCGATCTTGGCCCCGATGGGATGCGCCAGGTGCTGGGCACGATCAAGCTGCTCCTAGGAACAGCCACATTGGGCACCGTGCTGGGCACGACCAATGGATGGCTGCTGTGCAACTGCCGTTTTCCTGGCCGCCAATGGCTGCGGATTGCCCAGCTGATTCCGCTTGCAACA
This genomic interval from Synechococcus sp. UW69 contains the following:
- a CDS encoding 4a-hydroxytetrahydrobiopterin dehydratase, giving the protein MPMERLDATQMSALATELPNWRVQGERLHRDLQFKSFVEAFGFMAQVALLAESKNHHPNWSNVYNRVSIDLTTHDLGGLSRLDVELATAIDGLLPA
- a CDS encoding GTP-binding protein gives rise to the protein MTTAPATSNVPVTILSGFLGAGKTTLLNHILTNQQGVKTAVLVNEFGEIGIDNDLIVTTDEDMVELSNGCICCSINDELMEAVERVMERPEPLDYIVVETTGLADPLPVAMTFLGSELRDQTRLDSIITLIDAENFDEVVLETEVGRAQVIYGDILLLNKCDLVSEERLEAVEQKLRDVKNDARILRSVKGDVPLALLLSVGLFESDKVSAPAEDPSLNHSDHEHDHDHGHEHGHDHGHGHNHHHDHSHHHDHSHGDHADHQAIEGFTSVSFQSDGPFSLRKFQNFLDNQMPQEVFRAKGILWFNESERRHVFHLAGKRFSIDDTDWTGDRKNQLVLIGRDIDHKTLREQLQACVAPDAGKGFS
- a CDS encoding ABC transporter ATP-binding protein; translation: MEPTVELNGVWHCYGNASEGWTLQGVDLQVAQGELLGLLGPSGCGKTTLLRLIAGFERPQRGTVKLAQRTVAGEGAWMEPERRGVGMVFQDYALFPHLNAWQNASFGLPQRHPNPERVAWLFELLGLHGLEQRYPHQLSGGQRQRLALARALAPAPRVVLLDEPFSSLDVEVRLRLRSELASVLDACGASGVIVTHDPGEALAICDRVAVMRDGVLHQCASPQDIVRSPATPFVGSFVLQRNLIPVQSRERGQLSCLLGDLDEAKPMVLADRRASGDCCVLVDPHDINVIADAEGEASVLGREFLGDAWEYRIRIADVLVRAHCPIDQEHPPQTRCRLTFRDGARVTLLPHADVS
- a CDS encoding thiol-disulfide oxidoreductase DCC family protein — encoded protein: MASPSAPELTLLFDGGCPLCVREVRFLQRRDSLGRLEFVDIDAADYDPEAHAGISYRLAMGRIHAIAGSGEVLRDVAVFREAYRLIGLGWLYAPTRWPLIGGVVDWIYGIWASRRLQITGRADLETLCRGRCDLN
- a CDS encoding secondary thiamine-phosphate synthase enzyme YjbQ: MGVQQILHQISVQTPGKGFTRLDGRLNTWIRNTGLDQGVLHLTCLHTSASLTINENADPRVLQDLEAWMADAVPEHRRYLHDDEGADDMPAHIRTALTSQTLSLSVSGGQLLLGTWQAVYLWEHRSAAHNRTIACHLFGEPSSVTAPRPTTQNASAKPQTLLSLRNAERINQAIQVRHDPNAWETDNGIDTDTDLMIDRLHDLSD